A window of the Eubalaena glacialis isolate mEubGla1 chromosome 9, mEubGla1.1.hap2.+ XY, whole genome shotgun sequence genome harbors these coding sequences:
- the ANXA1 gene encoding annexin A1, giving the protein MAMVTEFLKQAWFIDNEEQEYVKAVKGCKGGPGSSVSPCPSFNPCSDVEALHKAITAKGVDEATIIEILTKRNNAQRQQIKAAYLQEKGKPLEEALKKALTGHLEEVALALLKTPARFDADELHAAMKGLGTDEDTLNEILASRTNTEIREINRVYREELKRDLAKDIISDTSGDYKTALLSLAKGDRCEELAVNDDLVDTDARDLYEAGERRKGTDVNVFTTILTTRSYPHLRRVFQKYSKYSKHDMNKVLDLELKGDIEKCLTVIVKCVTSKSMFFAEKLHQAMKGIGTRHKTLIRIMVSRSEIDMNDIKACYQKLYGISLCQAILDETKGDYEKILVSLCAGD; this is encoded by the exons ATGGCAATGGTAACTGAATTCCTCAAGCAGGCCTGGTTTATTGACAATGAAGAGCAGGAATACGTT AAAGCTGTGAAAGGATGCAAAGGTGGTCCTGGGTCATCAGTGAGCCCCTGTCCTAGCTTTAATCCATGCTCAGATGTCGAGGCCTTGCATAAAGCAATCACAGCTAAAG GTGTGGATGAAGCAACCATCATTGAAATTCTAACTAAGAGAAACAATGCCCAGCGTCAGCAGATCAAAGCAGCCTATCTCCAGGAAAAAGGAAAG CCCCTGGAGGAAGCTCTGAAGAAAGCCCTCACAGGTCACCTTGAGGAAGTTGCTTTGGCTCTGTTGAAAACTCCAGCCCGGTTTGATGCTGATGAGCTCCATGCTGCCATGAAG GGCCTTGGAACTGATGAAGACACTCTGAATGAAATTTTGGCATCAAGAACtaacacagaaatcagagaaattaACAGAGTCTATAGAGAAG aACTGAAGAGAGATCTGGCTAAAGACATCATCTCAGACACATCTGGAGATTATAAGACGGCTTTGCTTTCTCTTGCTAAG GGTGACCGATGTGAGGAGCTTGCCGTAAATGACGACTTGGTTGATACGGACGCCAGG GACTTATATGaagcaggagaaagaagaaaagggacagATGTTAATGTGTTCACCACCATTCTTACCACCAGAAGCTATCCCCATCTTCGCAGag tGTTTCAGAAGTACTCCAAGTACAGCAAGCATGACATGAACAAAGTTCTGGACCTGGAGTTGAAAGGTGACATCGAGAAATGCCTCACAGTTATTG TGAAGTGTGTCACAAGCAAATCAATGTTCTTTGCTGAGAAGCTTCATCAGGCCATGAAG GGTATTGGAACTCGTCACAAGACACTGATCAGGATTATGGTTTCCCGTTCTGAAATCGACATGAATGACATCAAAGCATGCTATCAGAAGTTGTATGGCATCTCTCTCTGCCAAGCCATCCTG GATGAAACCAAGGGAGATTATGAAAAAATCCTGGTGTCTCTCTGTGCAGGAGACTAA